From the Venenivibrio stagnispumantis genome, one window contains:
- the bioB gene encoding biotin synthase BioB yields MIITGLAEKVLNGYILTKEEAISILNLDNHYLMDLVEEASKVREAKFQNQVEFCSLINAKNGACSEDCSFCAQSSKFKTAINAYPLVSEEEMLEGAEKAISIEANRYCIVVSGRRATKEEVEKIASAVKKIKQLYPLKVCCSIGTVDKEDLIKLKEAGVNRINHNLETSERFFSKIVSTHTWKERYETIKNIQEVGLSTCTGGIFGMGETDEDIYELALTYRNLGVHSIPLNFLIPIPGTPLENSNNLTPERCLKIVALFRFLNPDAEIRLCGGREQNLQNLHDVAMEIANCLMAGGYLTRAGREPGKDKEMILRLGRELITNGESFKRHKLEGVIT; encoded by the coding sequence ATGATAATAACAGGATTAGCAGAAAAAGTTTTAAATGGATATATATTAACAAAAGAAGAAGCAATATCTATTCTTAATCTTGATAATCATTACTTAATGGATTTGGTAGAGGAAGCTTCTAAGGTTAGGGAAGCAAAATTTCAGAATCAGGTAGAGTTTTGCTCTTTAATAAATGCAAAAAATGGAGCATGTTCGGAAGATTGCTCTTTTTGTGCCCAATCTTCAAAATTTAAAACAGCTATAAATGCTTATCCTCTTGTATCAGAAGAAGAAATGCTTGAAGGTGCAGAAAAAGCAATCTCCATAGAAGCAAACAGATATTGCATAGTAGTAAGTGGTAGAAGGGCAACAAAAGAAGAGGTAGAAAAGATAGCTTCTGCCGTAAAAAAAATAAAACAACTTTATCCATTAAAAGTTTGTTGTTCCATAGGGACGGTAGATAAAGAAGATTTAATTAAATTGAAAGAAGCCGGTGTAAATAGAATAAATCATAACCTTGAAACATCTGAAAGATTTTTTTCCAAAATAGTATCAACCCATACTTGGAAAGAAAGATATGAAACAATAAAAAATATTCAGGAAGTAGGACTTTCAACATGCACCGGTGGAATATTTGGAATGGGAGAAACAGATGAAGATATATATGAGCTTGCATTAACATATAGAAATCTTGGAGTTCATTCTATCCCGCTTAATTTTTTAATTCCTATTCCCGGAACACCACTTGAAAATAGTAATAATCTAACTCCTGAAAGATGTTTAAAAATAGTTGCTTTATTTAGATTTTTAAATCCTGATGCAGAGATAAGACTTTGTGGTGGAAGAGAGCAAAATTTACAAAATCTACACGATGTAGCAATGGAAATAGCAAACTGCTTAATGGCAGGAGGATATTTAACAAGAGCCGGAAGAGAGCCAGGTAAGGATAAAGAAATGATTCTAAGACTTGGAAGAGAGCTTATAACAAATGGAGAGAGTTTTAAAAGACATAAATTAGAAGGTGTAATCACATGA